One window of the Bacillus sp. 2205SS5-2 genome contains the following:
- a CDS encoding DUF4397 domain-containing protein, whose product MKKFFSIFVMLVMMMSLADGPFAEENDAMVRIVHASPDAPAVDVYVNGDTVVEGAAFKAATDYMSLTSRRT is encoded by the coding sequence ATGAAAAAGTTTTTTTCGATTTTTGTCATGTTGGTTATGATGATGTCTCTTGCAGATGGTCCATTTGCTGAAGAGAATGACGCAATGGTACGAATTGTCCATGCTTCACCAGATGCGCCTGCAGTTGATGTTTACGTGAATGGAGATACAGTGGTAGAAGGAGCTGCTTTTAAAGCGGCAACTGATTATATGAGTCTAACCAGCAGGAGAACATAA
- a CDS encoding pyridoxal phosphate-dependent aminotransferase, which produces MKNFPHSQTINDLPDQFFAVLAHKVQSYTSKGYDIINLGQGNPDQPTPEHIVRSLQKASENPQHHKYPPFRGNKFFREGIATFYKRDFGVEIDPNTEVAILFGAKSGLVEVSQCFLNRGDIALVPDPGYPDYWSGIALAQAHMESMPLTKQNQFLPDYSKIDPATLNKAKLMFLNYPNNPTGAIATEAFFQETIELANQHEFCVVHDFAYGAIGFDNQKPFSFMQFPGAKEIGIEVYTLSKTYNMAGWRVGFAVGNKSVIEALNKLQDHLYCSLFGAVQEAATTALLGSQQCVEELKNRYELRRNTWIQGLNNIGWKVEAPAGSFFTWLPVPTGFTSESFTDFLLEKAHVAVAPGIGFGTHGEGYVRCALLCDEARLKEAIQRINKLAIF; this is translated from the coding sequence ATGAAAAACTTTCCTCATTCACAGACCATAAATGATTTACCAGATCAATTTTTTGCGGTGCTTGCACATAAGGTTCAATCCTATACATCAAAAGGATATGACATTATTAATCTAGGACAAGGAAATCCAGATCAACCAACTCCTGAACACATCGTTCGCTCTCTACAAAAAGCAAGTGAAAATCCGCAACACCATAAATACCCACCCTTTCGTGGAAATAAGTTTTTCAGAGAAGGGATTGCGACTTTTTATAAGCGTGATTTTGGCGTTGAGATTGATCCTAACACTGAGGTCGCTATATTATTTGGAGCAAAGAGTGGACTCGTTGAAGTAAGCCAATGCTTCTTGAATAGAGGCGACATTGCGCTAGTGCCAGATCCTGGGTATCCGGACTATTGGTCTGGCATTGCTCTCGCTCAAGCACACATGGAATCTATGCCATTAACGAAACAGAATCAATTTTTGCCTGATTACTCAAAAATAGACCCTGCCACACTAAACAAAGCAAAACTAATGTTTTTAAATTACCCAAATAACCCAACAGGGGCCATCGCGACAGAAGCATTTTTTCAAGAAACAATTGAATTGGCTAATCAACATGAGTTTTGTGTCGTTCATGATTTTGCCTACGGTGCTATTGGCTTTGACAACCAAAAACCTTTTAGCTTTATGCAATTTCCTGGAGCAAAAGAAATTGGCATTGAAGTATATACCCTCTCGAAAACCTATAATATGGCCGGATGGCGTGTTGGCTTTGCTGTTGGAAACAAAAGTGTGATTGAAGCACTGAATAAACTTCAAGATCATCTGTATTGTAGTCTATTCGGAGCGGTTCAAGAGGCTGCGACTACTGCGTTACTAGGATCACAGCAATGTGTAGAAGAACTCAAAAATCGATACGAGTTACGCAGAAATACTTGGATTCAAGGCTTAAACAACATTGGTTGGAAAGTAGAAGCACCTGCTGGATCTTTTTTCACTTGGCTGCCTGTTCCCACTGGCTTTACGTCAGAAAGTTTTACAGATTTCCTTCTCGAAAAAGCACATGTAGCTGTTGCTCCAGGTATTGGTTTTGGTACACACGGAGAAGGCTATGTACGCTGTGCTCTATTATGTGATGAAGCTCGGTTAAAGGAAGCGATTCAGCGGATAAACAAATTAGCTATTTTCTAA
- the spxA gene encoding transcriptional regulator SpxA has protein sequence MISLYTAPSCASCRKAKAWLDEQELEYTEINIMKQELSLDEFKSIIRMTEDGTSEIISERSKAFQKLNMDIEDLTFTGLYELVRKDPSILKRPIIVDEKRLQVGFNDEEIRSFLPRKVRAYQVQRLLEEAN, from the coding sequence ATGATTTCATTATATACGGCTCCTAGTTGTGCCTCTTGTCGGAAAGCAAAAGCATGGTTAGATGAGCAAGAATTGGAATACACAGAAATAAATATTATGAAACAAGAGCTATCTTTAGATGAATTTAAGTCAATCATTCGCATGACGGAGGATGGAACTTCCGAAATTATTTCAGAGCGTTCGAAGGCATTTCAAAAACTAAATATGGATATAGAAGACCTTACCTTTACGGGACTCTACGAGCTTGTAAGAAAAGATCCAAGTATTTTGAAGCGACCGATTATTGTCGATGAAAAACGTCTTCAAGTTGGATTTAATGATGAAGAAATACGCAGTTTTCTTCCACGAAAAGTAAGAGCCTATCAAGTACAACGTCTGTTAGAAGAAGCGAATTAA
- a CDS encoding HD-GYP domain-containing protein → MEGFKIGKKGSVLEKVQYNQNEMSLLADGDGTEVLFQTIKKDRLFYIYPSENLEVMEFYLILSGEVECELNKEKVRLGPQDYFSAKGLKEPIHFTTLTDLKLLWVVTEPTFSTVSKERSTLMEVVKQVELKDRYTYMHSDRVANHAFKIAKKMNLDMLRLDKINTACFLHDIGKIHVPEEILNKPSRLTDEEFAIIKKHPIDGAEMIKGTYYEELVPIIEQHHERLNGSGYPYGLKGDEILLEARIVAVSDTFDAMTEDRAYRKAFTPQVAMAELKSLSGSHYDTEVVNVFEGILIEEGVLSG, encoded by the coding sequence ATGGAAGGATTCAAAATCGGGAAAAAGGGCTCTGTTCTTGAAAAAGTTCAATATAATCAGAACGAAATGAGTCTATTGGCAGATGGAGATGGCACAGAGGTTTTATTTCAAACCATAAAAAAGGATCGCTTATTTTATATTTATCCATCTGAAAACTTGGAAGTGATGGAATTTTATTTAATTTTGTCGGGAGAAGTCGAGTGTGAATTAAATAAGGAAAAAGTTAGATTAGGACCTCAGGACTATTTTTCTGCAAAAGGGCTTAAAGAACCGATCCATTTCACAACATTAACAGATTTAAAGTTATTGTGGGTAGTAACTGAACCAACATTTTCTACAGTAAGCAAAGAAAGGTCTACTTTAATGGAAGTAGTAAAACAAGTCGAATTAAAAGATCGATATACTTATATGCACAGCGATCGGGTTGCGAATCACGCTTTTAAAATTGCTAAGAAAATGAACTTAGATATGTTAAGGTTGGATAAGATAAACACCGCTTGTTTTTTACACGACATTGGAAAAATTCATGTTCCAGAGGAAATATTAAATAAACCTAGTAGATTAACAGATGAAGAGTTTGCAATCATAAAAAAACATCCTATCGACGGCGCAGAGATGATTAAAGGGACGTATTATGAGGAACTTGTCCCAATCATTGAACAGCACCATGAACGATTAAATGGCAGTGGGTATCCTTATGGGCTAAAAGGGGACGAAATTCTTTTAGAAGCTAGAATTGTTGCCGTAAGCGACACGTTTGATGCGATGACAGAGGACCGAGCCTATCGGAAGGCCTTCACTCCTCAAGTAGCCATGGCTGAGTTGAAAAGTTTATCTGGCTCCCATTACGACACAGAAGTAGTCAATGTTTTTGAAGGGATTTTAATTGAAGAAGGAGTATTAAGTGGTTGA
- the leuD gene encoding 3-isopropylmalate dehydratase small subunit: protein MNDFVGKVFPLQRDHVDTDQIIPKQFLKRIERSGFGRYLFYHWRFEDDGKSLRKQFYLDQPKYQEATILLTGHNFGCGSSREHAPWALKDFGFQVIVAKSYADIFYNNCLKNGILPIQLEEDLIQTLTEHESGENSYKITVLLDKQLLRDSRGLQASFEIDPYWKMMLLNGYDEIDLTFEHQNRIKQYEERNEVSALGI from the coding sequence ATGAATGATTTTGTAGGAAAGGTATTTCCGCTTCAGCGAGATCACGTAGATACAGATCAAATTATCCCTAAGCAATTTTTAAAGCGTATTGAAAGAAGTGGATTCGGTCGCTATTTATTTTATCATTGGCGGTTTGAGGACGATGGTAAAAGTTTGCGAAAGCAATTCTATTTAGATCAGCCGAAGTATCAAGAGGCAACCATTCTTTTGACTGGACATAATTTTGGCTGTGGCTCCTCAAGAGAGCATGCTCCTTGGGCTCTGAAGGATTTTGGGTTTCAAGTGATTGTAGCTAAAAGCTATGCGGATATTTTTTATAATAATTGCTTAAAAAATGGGATTTTGCCGATTCAATTAGAGGAAGACTTGATCCAGACATTAACAGAACATGAAAGCGGGGAGAATTCTTACAAAATCACCGTTTTGCTTGATAAACAACTTCTTCGTGATTCTCGCGGTCTTCAAGCTTCCTTTGAGATTGATCCTTATTGGAAAATGATGCTATTGAATGGCTATGATGAAATTGATTTAACCTTTGAGCATCAAAATAGGATTAAACAATATGAAGAGCGAAATGAGGTCAGTGCATTGGGAATTTAA
- a CDS encoding VWA-like domain-containing protein has translation MKWQKNLLNLLKERQKKKVALVVDTSTSPTNMMLTNNIVKLFTEMIPNTIFVEADFQVRSVTPITDLTTIKYFKHGKSSYTEALEWAEQENIDSLFYITDVTGYFYDELTVNYEIFWLVPEDFIPKVPFGKAIRVA, from the coding sequence GTGAAATGGCAAAAAAATTTATTGAATTTATTGAAAGAGCGGCAGAAGAAAAAAGTGGCACTTGTTGTCGATACATCTACGAGTCCAACCAATATGATGTTAACCAACAATATAGTGAAATTGTTTACCGAAATGATTCCTAACACGATTTTTGTGGAGGCTGATTTTCAAGTGAGGAGCGTCACCCCTATAACGGATCTCACCACAATAAAGTATTTTAAACACGGTAAGTCCTCGTATACGGAAGCTTTGGAATGGGCCGAACAGGAAAATATTGATTCTCTATTTTATATTACAGATGTAACCGGTTATTTTTATGATGAATTAACAGTCAATTATGAGATTTTTTGGCTTGTACCAGAAGACTTTATACCGAAAGTTCCTTTTGGGAAGGCCATCAGAGTTGCTTAG
- a CDS encoding serine hydrolase: MTKHFVKQTSILFLTSLILLSQLPLTIKASTDLNINADAAILVDADSGEILYKQNEDQPLGIASMTKMMTEYLVLEAIASGKITWEQPYTVSDKVYALANAPGLSNVPLRENEAYSVKELYEAMVIKSANGASIALAEIVAGSEGEFVRLMNRKAAELGLEHYQFVNSTGLSNYDMFGLHPEGTGFNDENLLSAQDTATLAYHLLNDYPELLQTANLSSETFREGTSEELVMKNTNAMLQGRKYEYAGIDGLKTGTTPFAGSTFTGTAERDGTRYITVIMNSKDAQNQPSSGERFIQTGMLLDFGYNSFGLVDFSLADYDQDLPRTIEVADGEKESLSFTANDTIQLKMNKSQKENVNLTLIMDESKLDEDGKLQAPVEKGEKIGELLIENPQEYEWVDKPLFEKYTIDVFAEEAVEKSNWFVLTSQAIGDFFKKLF; the protein is encoded by the coding sequence TTGACAAAACATTTTGTTAAACAAACTAGTATCCTTTTTCTGACCAGCCTGATTCTTCTATCTCAGCTCCCACTTACAATAAAGGCAAGTACTGACTTAAATATTAATGCCGATGCAGCCATATTAGTAGACGCTGATTCGGGGGAAATTTTATATAAACAAAACGAAGATCAACCACTTGGCATTGCCAGTATGACCAAAATGATGACAGAATACTTAGTATTAGAAGCCATTGCTAGTGGAAAAATCACATGGGAGCAGCCATATACAGTAAGTGACAAAGTTTACGCTTTAGCCAATGCACCGGGTTTAAGTAACGTTCCACTGCGAGAGAATGAGGCTTACTCGGTTAAAGAACTATATGAAGCAATGGTCATTAAGTCAGCTAACGGAGCAAGTATCGCCTTAGCCGAAATTGTGGCAGGTTCCGAAGGCGAATTCGTCCGTTTGATGAATAGAAAAGCAGCTGAACTTGGATTAGAGCACTATCAGTTTGTTAATTCTACCGGACTTAGTAACTACGACATGTTCGGCTTACACCCTGAAGGAACTGGATTCAATGACGAAAATCTGCTCTCAGCTCAAGATACGGCTACGCTTGCCTATCATTTACTCAATGATTATCCTGAATTATTACAGACCGCAAACCTTTCTTCTGAAACCTTTCGTGAAGGTACAAGCGAAGAACTAGTCATGAAAAACACTAATGCCATGTTACAGGGACGTAAGTATGAATACGCAGGGATCGATGGATTAAAAACGGGAACAACTCCATTCGCCGGCTCAACCTTTACGGGTACGGCTGAGAGAGACGGAACCAGGTATATTACGGTCATCATGAATTCAAAAGACGCTCAAAATCAACCGAGTAGCGGAGAGCGCTTTATCCAAACTGGAATGTTATTGGATTTTGGTTACAACTCATTTGGATTGGTGGACTTCTCCTTAGCAGATTACGACCAAGACCTACCTCGGACGATTGAAGTTGCAGATGGGGAAAAAGAAAGCCTTTCTTTTACTGCAAATGATACGATTCAGCTAAAAATGAACAAGTCGCAAAAAGAAAACGTGAATCTCACGCTTATTATGGATGAATCCAAGCTCGATGAAGACGGAAAACTTCAAGCACCCGTTGAAAAAGGAGAAAAAATCGGGGAACTACTGATTGAAAATCCACAAGAATATGAATGGGTAGATAAACCACTCTTTGAAAAGTACACCATCGACGTGTTTGCCGAAGAGGCGGTTGAAAAATCCAATTGGTTTGTTCTCACTTCGCAAGCAATTGGTGATTTTTTCAAAAAACTATTTTGA
- the ilvA gene encoding threonine ammonia-lyase, protein MERISQYVHRTPLKQSTTLNALTGGKIFLKMENLQRTGSFKLRGAMNKVVSLSDREASRGIIAASAGNHAQGVALAASLRGRSSTIFMPKKTPFTKVSATKEYGAEVVLDGATYQEAYQLALDEMKREGSTFIHAFDDPKVMAGQGTVALEMLQQFSDLDVILVPVGGGGLLAGMAIAVKALYPHVSIIGVQAQGAPALYNFFKGKSKRAIDHAHTIAEGILVKKPGELTFPIIQKYVDDMVTVRDEEICQSIIFMLQREKTLVEGAAALAAVMCQKVTVPGKKVGCVISGGNVDLNMLASYRDLSRRMTHLDESG, encoded by the coding sequence ATGGAGAGAATTAGTCAATATGTCCATCGAACCCCGTTAAAGCAATCGACTACATTGAATGCTCTGACGGGTGGCAAGATCTTTTTAAAAATGGAAAATCTACAAAGAACGGGTTCATTTAAGCTAAGGGGAGCGATGAATAAAGTGGTGTCCTTGTCTGACAGAGAAGCAAGTAGAGGGATTATTGCCGCTTCGGCAGGGAATCATGCTCAAGGAGTCGCGCTTGCTGCTTCTTTACGAGGAAGATCGTCAACGATTTTTATGCCAAAGAAAACCCCATTTACGAAAGTATCAGCAACCAAGGAATACGGAGCAGAAGTAGTTCTCGATGGAGCGACTTATCAGGAAGCCTATCAATTGGCATTGGATGAAATGAAGAGGGAGGGATCAACCTTTATTCATGCATTTGATGATCCAAAGGTAATGGCTGGGCAAGGAACCGTAGCGCTTGAAATGCTCCAACAATTCAGTGATTTAGATGTAATTTTAGTTCCAGTTGGTGGTGGTGGATTATTAGCGGGCATGGCTATAGCTGTGAAAGCTTTATATCCACATGTTTCAATTATTGGTGTACAGGCGCAAGGAGCACCGGCGCTGTATAACTTTTTCAAAGGAAAAAGCAAACGAGCAATAGATCATGCTCATACCATTGCTGAAGGGATACTTGTGAAGAAACCAGGAGAACTTACTTTCCCAATTATACAGAAATATGTAGATGATATGGTCACGGTAAGAGATGAAGAAATTTGCCAAAGCATCATATTCATGCTGCAAAGAGAGAAGACCTTAGTAGAAGGGGCTGCGGCATTAGCAGCAGTCATGTGTCAAAAGGTGACTGTTCCTGGGAAGAAGGTAGGCTGCGTTATAAGCGGTGGAAATGTTGATCTTAATATGCTTGCAAGCTATCGTGACTTATCAAGAAGGATGACTCATCTAGATGAGAGTGGATAG
- a CDS encoding MarR family winged helix-turn-helix transcriptional regulator, whose protein sequence is MKTHSNLSDSICFLISNTGKAIINQIANSFKESGFDVTYEQWTILTQLWDQDGRTQNELANMTSRDQTCTSRLLDNLVKRGYITRNPSENDRRIKEIYLTVDGQKIRERLSELAQQTITQATEGISEKELASCKQVLKTISTNLQ, encoded by the coding sequence TTGAAAACACATTCTAATTTATCTGATTCAATATGTTTTTTAATTAGTAATACAGGGAAAGCAATCATTAATCAAATTGCTAACTCATTTAAAGAGTCGGGTTTTGACGTAACGTATGAACAGTGGACGATATTAACGCAATTATGGGACCAAGATGGCCGAACTCAAAATGAACTAGCCAATATGACAAGTCGCGACCAAACATGCACTTCTCGCTTGCTGGATAATCTGGTGAAGAGAGGGTATATTACCCGAAATCCAAGTGAAAACGACCGCAGAATTAAGGAAATCTACTTGACTGTGGATGGACAGAAAATTCGTGAGCGATTAAGCGAGCTTGCACAGCAGACCATTACTCAAGCTACAGAGGGTATTAGCGAGAAAGAGCTTGCTAGTTGCAAACAAGTGCTAAAAACCATTTCAACGAATTTACAATAA
- a CDS encoding histidine kinase N-terminal domain-containing protein — MKACERLTKFLEENSEEFLQNWRSKVVLDENDLYKNEVIQNGVQMFELIKKSLRFPLNERGVKLLADKTAQERVNANVNISEFVYNMGIGKSEVVKWAGRSGIELHELQPLLDNINSLFDRFSYFAVRRYTEIKDKQLQDKDLFINQTHKERLTILGQMSSSFVHEFRNPLTSIIGFTSLLQKEYPDLPYLDIMKHELDQLNYRISQFLHVSRKEIIESKQEKVNLGSLLSELEHFLFPSLLAGDVQLNLYVESEIDVISNKGELRQVLLNLIVNSIDALQENETNRNIDVESEVSGDQIMLTVSNNGPKIKEEEIKAIFEPFFTTKDLGTGIGLYICNKLIEKHGGKLTCRSTDEKTDFIISFLPES, encoded by the coding sequence ATGAAAGCTTGTGAAAGACTGACTAAATTTTTAGAAGAAAATTCAGAAGAATTTTTACAAAACTGGAGAAGCAAAGTAGTTCTTGATGAGAATGACTTATACAAAAATGAAGTAATTCAAAATGGAGTTCAGATGTTTGAGTTAATCAAAAAATCACTACGATTTCCATTGAATGAGAGAGGTGTGAAGCTTCTCGCCGACAAAACGGCTCAAGAACGAGTGAACGCCAATGTGAATATTAGTGAATTTGTATACAATATGGGGATAGGTAAGAGTGAAGTGGTTAAATGGGCTGGTAGATCCGGAATTGAATTGCATGAGTTACAACCGTTATTGGACAATATTAATTCCCTGTTTGACCGATTTTCCTATTTCGCTGTTAGGCGTTATACAGAAATCAAAGACAAGCAGCTACAGGATAAAGATTTATTCATCAACCAAACACATAAAGAAAGACTCACTATTCTAGGGCAAATGAGCTCGAGTTTTGTGCATGAATTTAGAAATCCGCTAACCTCTATCATTGGCTTTACGAGTCTATTACAAAAAGAATATCCAGATTTACCCTATTTAGATATTATGAAGCATGAATTGGATCAATTGAATTATCGAATATCTCAATTTCTCCATGTATCGCGTAAAGAAATAATTGAAAGTAAACAGGAAAAGGTGAATTTGGGGAGTCTTCTAAGTGAATTAGAGCATTTTTTATTTCCAAGCTTATTAGCTGGAGATGTCCAACTAAATCTATATGTTGAGAGTGAAATTGATGTTATTAGCAATAAAGGTGAGTTAAGGCAAGTGCTGTTAAACCTGATTGTGAACTCTATTGACGCCCTTCAGGAAAATGAAACGAACCGAAACATTGATGTGGAAAGTGAAGTTTCTGGAGATCAGATAATGTTAACGGTATCAAATAATGGACCAAAAATTAAAGAAGAAGAGATTAAGGCAATTTTTGAACCGTTTTTTACGACGAAGGATCTAGGCACAGGAATTGGCTTGTATATCTGTAATAAGTTGATTGAGAAACATGGTGGTAAATTAACTTGTCGGTCAACAGATGAGAAAACGGATTTTATCATCAGCTTTTTACCTGAAAGCTAA
- a CDS encoding anti-sigma factor family protein, with protein sequence MKHYSEEEWQLYVQDVLSEEDRREYEQHLYHCDECMASYLLGLEWIQEDLPSIGEVKGYTDELMGKIPYQRTLEHPQRKRGNKEKVFHYMIAMVMTFLLMASGVFTELIKISSQFGNKENSSFTTNVLNKTGSLMDQLEQEEE encoded by the coding sequence ATGAAGCATTATTCAGAGGAAGAATGGCAATTGTATGTTCAGGATGTGCTAAGCGAGGAAGACCGACGTGAATATGAACAGCATCTCTATCATTGTGATGAGTGCATGGCCTCCTATTTGCTTGGACTCGAATGGATTCAAGAGGATCTTCCTTCGATCGGAGAAGTGAAAGGTTATACGGATGAACTGATGGGGAAAATCCCCTATCAACGTACTTTGGAGCACCCGCAGCGGAAAAGGGGAAATAAAGAAAAAGTATTCCACTATATGATAGCGATGGTGATGACCTTTTTGTTGATGGCGTCAGGCGTGTTTACCGAACTAATCAAGATTAGCTCACAATTTGGAAATAAGGAAAACTCCTCATTTACGACCAATGTATTAAATAAAACGGGATCCTTAATGGATCAATTAGAACAGGAGGAAGAGTAA
- a CDS encoding sigma-70 family RNA polymerase sigma factor — translation MESLIERAQNGSEHAFRILIETYKEQVFRSVYGVLRNQKDAEDASQDVWIKVYAALPQYQHQGFKTWITRIAINHSIDCKRKRSRSGEELVGEFPNPLEFSRPSRSHNVESILLQKEQKQLVIKKLEEAPVGYRDVLEGFYIQEKTYQQLAHEQNVAVKTIETKLYRARLWMRKHWEEEDF, via the coding sequence GTGGAATCGTTGATTGAAAGAGCTCAAAACGGCAGTGAACATGCTTTTCGTATCTTAATAGAAACCTATAAAGAGCAGGTGTTTCGAAGTGTTTACGGCGTTCTTCGCAATCAAAAGGATGCCGAGGATGCTTCTCAGGATGTGTGGATCAAGGTTTACGCGGCTCTCCCTCAGTATCAGCATCAAGGGTTTAAAACCTGGATAACGCGAATCGCGATTAATCATTCTATAGATTGTAAACGAAAGAGAAGTAGGAGTGGTGAAGAGCTAGTCGGTGAATTCCCCAATCCATTAGAATTTAGCCGTCCAAGTAGGAGTCATAACGTTGAAAGCATATTGCTTCAGAAAGAACAAAAACAACTCGTTATCAAAAAGCTTGAAGAAGCTCCAGTTGGGTATCGAGATGTGTTAGAAGGCTTCTACATACAAGAAAAGACGTATCAACAGCTAGCCCATGAACAAAATGTCGCTGTAAAAACAATTGAAACAAAGCTGTATCGAGCTCGGTTGTGGATGAGAAAGCACTGGGAGGAGGAGGATTTTTGA
- a CDS encoding D-alanyl-D-alanine carboxypeptidase family protein, with translation MKFIKQMICFFLLYSLSSLTVPHLSQASTNMTIHADAAILINASSGQIIYAQNEDQPLGIASMTKIMTEYLVLEAIHTGKTTWNQTYMISEKVYTIANAGGLSNVPLRQYTRYTVRELFDAMAIKSANGAAIALAEIAAGTEGNFVKQMNDKAKQLGLEHYQFINASGLGNDDMLGLHPAGTDPQDENLLSARDTATLAFHLLRDFHEVLETASIPWKIFREGTEDAFWMKNTNAMLEGRIYAYEGMDGLKTGTTSFAGPTFTGTAERNGIRFITVILNSKDSVGYSNSHERFRQATKLLNYGFDSISVSQKMDANHAFITIVEKQNFHVQKTLIQVHEKKLKHLFYITAPLKKQEDFFQ, from the coding sequence ATGAAATTCATAAAACAAATGATTTGTTTTTTCCTTCTCTACTCATTATCTTCACTTACCGTGCCACACCTCTCACAAGCCAGCACCAATATGACCATCCATGCTGACGCAGCCATTTTGATTAATGCCAGCTCTGGCCAAATTATCTACGCTCAAAACGAAGATCAACCACTGGGCATTGCCAGCATGACGAAAATCATGACAGAATACCTGGTCTTAGAGGCTATTCATACAGGTAAAACCACGTGGAATCAAACCTATATGATAAGTGAAAAAGTGTATACAATCGCCAACGCTGGAGGGCTAAGCAATGTTCCTCTTCGCCAATATACGCGTTATACAGTAAGAGAATTATTTGATGCCATGGCGATTAAATCGGCGAATGGAGCCGCTATTGCTTTAGCAGAAATCGCCGCAGGTACAGAAGGGAATTTCGTCAAACAAATGAATGACAAAGCAAAGCAGCTCGGACTAGAACATTATCAATTTATTAATGCATCAGGGTTAGGGAATGACGATATGTTAGGCTTGCACCCAGCTGGAACAGACCCCCAAGATGAAAATCTTCTTTCTGCACGGGATACAGCAACATTAGCCTTTCACCTGCTAAGAGACTTCCATGAAGTATTAGAGACTGCAAGCATTCCTTGGAAGATCTTTCGAGAGGGGACAGAAGACGCCTTTTGGATGAAAAATACGAATGCGATGCTCGAGGGAAGAATTTATGCTTATGAAGGAATGGATGGCTTAAAAACCGGTACCACATCGTTCGCAGGACCTACATTTACCGGAACTGCCGAGCGAAATGGCATACGATTTATTACTGTAATTTTAAATTCGAAAGACAGTGTAGGTTATTCTAATAGTCATGAACGATTTCGACAAGCAACTAAACTCTTGAACTATGGATTCGATTCTATTTCTGTTTCTCAAAAAATGGATGCAAATCATGCGTTCATTACTATTGTTGAAAAACAAAATTTCCACGTTCAAAAAACCTTGATCCAAGTACATGAAAAGAAGCTCAAGCATTTATTTTATATCACAGCGCCGTTGAAGAAACAGGAAGATTTCTTTCAATAA
- a CDS encoding carbon-nitrogen family hydrolase, producing the protein MTMRITCLQIDVAFGDPEINFTRVKSEFQRLFQTQKPDVVVLPELWSTGYDLSRLDEIADDEGQKTQAFLSTLAKKYHTNIVSGSIAKKSGNETFNTMYVFDRNGLCQGEYSKTHLFQLMNEHLYLSPGQHKGDFTIEGQACAGFICYDLRFPEWIRKHTVSGAEVLFIVAEWPLVRLAHWRTLLISRAIENQCYVVACNRTGTDPKNKFAGHSMIVDPWGEVVVEAGTEPIQMSGDIHLGKVSEARKKIPLFQDRRPELY; encoded by the coding sequence ATGACCATGAGAATAACTTGTTTACAAATAGATGTAGCCTTCGGAGATCCTGAAATCAATTTTACAAGAGTAAAGTCAGAGTTTCAGCGGCTATTTCAAACCCAAAAACCGGATGTGGTGGTGTTGCCAGAGTTATGGAGTACTGGGTATGATTTATCTCGTCTAGATGAAATTGCTGACGATGAGGGACAGAAAACACAAGCTTTTTTGTCGACCTTAGCTAAAAAATATCATACTAATATTGTATCAGGTTCTATTGCAAAAAAAAGTGGCAATGAGACCTTCAATACGATGTATGTTTTCGATCGTAACGGGTTGTGCCAAGGTGAATATAGTAAAACACATTTATTTCAGCTGATGAATGAGCATTTATATTTATCACCAGGTCAACACAAAGGTGATTTTACGATTGAAGGACAGGCTTGTGCAGGGTTTATCTGTTATGATCTCCGTTTTCCGGAATGGATACGAAAGCATACGGTTAGTGGAGCAGAGGTTTTGTTTATTGTAGCGGAATGGCCTTTGGTGAGATTGGCACATTGGCGCACATTATTAATAAGTAGAGCCATTGAAAATCAATGTTATGTCGTTGCTTGTAATCGAACCGGAACAGATCCGAAAAATAAATTTGCTGGACACTCCATGATAGTGGACCCATGGGGAGAGGTTGTAGTAGAAGCGGGAACTGAGCCAATACAAATGAGTGGGGACATTCATTTAGGAAAAGTGAGTGAGGCGAGAAAGAAAATTCCATTATTCCAAGATCGACGACCAGAGCTTTATTAA